One Mesorhizobium loti genomic window carries:
- a CDS encoding BFD domain-containing protein: MSDTSLPRVVIVGAGPAGIRAAAALVEAGLYPMVIDEGNRVGGQIYRRPPDGFVRTPEQLYGSEAAKARALHALFDHLVADGRLTHCAASSVIAVHEGRLHVLGEGGVQIVSYDRLILATGASDRVAPVPGWQSAGVYSLGAAQIALKAQGVALGRRIVLMGSGPLLTLVGAQLVKAGAEVAAVLDTSPWRQQIRGFWKLAARPLVTLRGLALRVRLGGRYHAGVSLERIEADGQGVTAMCWRDAGGRQRLTPCDTIGMGWHLRAETHLADLAGCAFTYDEQWQQWLPQTDEMGRAGNGVYLAGDGVRLLGADGAEIAGRLAAVACLADLGHRAPATSADLRKLKRLERFAHGLASAFPWPAKMMRALPDDAIICRCENVTAGAVRQRVNFGGGEANRVKSLSRVGMGRCQGRYCQLAAVELAAAQAGCIPSDVGRFRGQAPVRPAPIGAFLRED; the protein is encoded by the coding sequence GTGAGCGACACCTCGTTGCCGCGCGTCGTGATCGTCGGCGCCGGCCCCGCCGGCATAAGGGCGGCGGCGGCGCTGGTCGAGGCGGGGCTCTATCCGATGGTGATCGACGAAGGCAATCGCGTCGGTGGCCAGATCTATCGTCGCCCGCCTGACGGGTTCGTCCGCACGCCGGAGCAGCTCTACGGGTCGGAGGCGGCGAAAGCGCGCGCGCTGCATGCGCTGTTCGACCACTTGGTGGCAGACGGGCGGCTCACCCATTGCGCGGCGAGCTCGGTCATCGCCGTGCATGAGGGGCGGCTGCACGTGCTGGGGGAGGGCGGGGTGCAGATAGTCAGCTATGACCGCCTGATCCTTGCCACCGGCGCATCCGACCGTGTCGCTCCGGTTCCGGGCTGGCAGAGCGCCGGCGTCTACAGTCTTGGCGCGGCGCAGATCGCGCTCAAGGCGCAGGGCGTGGCGCTGGGGCGGCGCATCGTGTTGATGGGGTCGGGGCCTCTGCTGACGCTGGTCGGCGCGCAACTCGTCAAGGCTGGAGCGGAAGTGGCGGCGGTGCTCGACACCTCGCCCTGGCGTCAGCAGATACGGGGCTTCTGGAAGCTTGCCGCCCGGCCGCTCGTCACGCTGCGCGGTCTGGCCCTGCGGGTGCGGCTCGGCGGCCGCTATCATGCAGGCGTGAGCCTCGAAAGGATCGAGGCCGACGGGCAAGGTGTCACGGCGATGTGTTGGCGCGACGCCGGCGGAAGGCAGCGCCTCACGCCATGCGACACGATCGGCATGGGCTGGCATCTACGCGCCGAGACGCATCTCGCCGACCTGGCGGGATGCGCCTTCACCTATGATGAGCAGTGGCAGCAATGGCTGCCACAGACCGATGAGATGGGTCGCGCCGGCAATGGCGTCTATCTTGCGGGTGACGGGGTTCGTCTTTTGGGGGCGGACGGCGCGGAGATCGCGGGGCGTCTGGCGGCGGTGGCATGTCTTGCCGATCTCGGACATCGGGCGCCCGCCACCAGCGCCGATCTGCGCAAGCTCAAGCGGCTCGAGCGCTTTGCGCACGGTCTGGCTAGCGCCTTTCCCTGGCCGGCCAAGATGATGCGGGCGCTGCCCGACGACGCGATCATCTGCCGCTGCGAGAACGTGACTGCCGGAGCCGTACGTCAACGTGTGAATTTCGGTGGCGGCGAGGCCAACCGGGTGAAGTCGTTGTCGCGTGTCGGCATGGGACGATGCCAGGGGCGGTATTGCCAGTTGGCGGCCGTTGAACTCGCAGCAGCGCAAGCCGGTTGTATCCCCAGCGATGTCGGTCGATTCCGCGGGCAGGCGCCTGTACGGCCTGCGCCTATCGGCGCCTTTCTCCGGGAAGACTGA